Within Dehalococcoidales bacterium, the genomic segment GGGGACGCCGATGCGATACTCATGGTGGCCGCAACCGGTGGTGGTACCGGTTCGGGTGCTATGCCAATAATGGCACAGCACCTCAAGGAACGCTACTGGAGCAAGCCCGTTTACTGCATGGCCGTCCTCCCCTTTGAGTATGAAGAGCAGGCCGAAGCAAGAACGGTGCATAATACCGCACTCTGTCTCAAGTCCACCTACACGGCTGCTGACGCCGTGATACTGGTTGAGAACCAGAGATTTCACAGGAAGGACTCGCCACTGAGACACAACACAGCCCAGATAAACGCGCATATCGTTGAGCCATTCTACAACCTGCTCTGCGCAGGTGAAGAGAAAAGAACGAAGCGTATCGGGACGAAGGTGCTTGAAGCTGCGGATATCGTCGAAACCTTCGAGGGCTGGACGGCAATAGGATACGGCAAGACGATGCTGCCGATGATTCGAATACCGTTCCTGAAGTCACGCAACTACAGAAAGAGGGGTGCCGGCACCAACCGTGGTATTCAGGTGATGGAAGAAGCCGTCAGCGAGTTGTCCGTCCATTGTTACACCAAAGACGCGGCAAAGGCGCTCTATCTTATCTCAGCACCCTCTTCGGAGATTAACTCCTACCTGACCAGTGACCTCAGCGAATACCTCAGGGACCTGGCTCCTAATGCCATAATCAGGGCTGGAGATTATCCTTATGAGCGGAGCGTCATGGACGTGGTTATCGTTCTCTCTGCGCTGTCGGAAGTTAACAACGTAAAAAACTACTACGTGAAGGCTGCCACCTTTTTCGAGAAGGTACAGGAGAACGAGGAAGTACAGCCGCAGCGGAGCGACACGGAAAAAGCCGCTGACGACCTCCCGACACTACTGTGATGTATACTGGGTGATACTACTCACTGTACGGGAAGTCTGCCCGACCTGCGACCGGTTACCAGTAACCGCATCATACCTCCGGATATGAACCATCCCGATGGAATCCTCTACCGGAGATCAATCACCCGGGGTCAGGACACACTGGCACGTTATTCCCCGCTATACAAAAGGAGACAATGAGATGTTAAGGGGTGGAATACCCATCGGCCGCCTGTTCGGCATATCCCTGAGGCTGAACTATACCTGGTTTGTTGTCTTCGCACTGGTGACATGGTCACTAACGGCTGAATACTTCCCGATGAGTTACCCTGATTGGAGCCTGTCCATGTCGCTGGTCGCCGGTATCGTGACCAGCCTTCTCTTCTTCGGTTCGGTGCTGGCGCACGAGCTCATGCACAGCATAGTTGCCCAGTCAGTTGGTATTAAGGTCAACTCAATCACTCTTTTCATCTTCGGCGGGGTCGCCCAGATGAGCGAGGAACCACATCGGCCCAGGGATGAACTGCGTATAGCCCTGGCCGGCCCCCTGGCAAGTGTGGCTATTGGCATCATCTTCGGGGCAGTTTACTTAC encodes:
- a CDS encoding cell division protein FtsZ, which produces MKLTVIGFGRCGGQIADAFARLNKRARHQRGVDIIPDAFAVNSGETDLAGLRNIKSDYNHRILMGGTTTQGHSAAKLSELGAQIARDDSDKIVNALSSSKRFGDADAILMVAATGGGTGSGAMPIMAQHLKERYWSKPVYCMAVLPFEYEEQAEARTVHNTALCLKSTYTAADAVILVENQRFHRKDSPLRHNTAQINAHIVEPFYNLLCAGEEKRTKRIGTKVLEAADIVETFEGWTAIGYGKTMLPMIRIPFLKSRNYRKRGAGTNRGIQVMEEAVSELSVHCYTKDAAKALYLISAPSSEINSYLTSDLSEYLRDLAPNAIIRAGDYPYERSVMDVVIVLSALSEVNNVKNYYVKAATFFEKVQENEEVQPQRSDTEKAADDLPTLL